In a single window of the Atlantibacter hermannii genome:
- the yjcD_3 gene encoding putative xanthine/uracil permeases family protein YjcD, with amino-acid sequence MSTPSARTGSLDAWFKVSARGSSVRQEIVAGLTTFLAMVYSVIVVPGMLGKAGFPPAAVFVATCLVAGIGSLLMGLWANLPLAIGCAISLTAFTAFSLVLGQQISVPVALGAVFLMGVLFTIISATGIRSWILRNLPQGIAHGTGIGIGLFLLLIAANGVGLVIKNPLDGLPVALGHFASFPVIMSLIGLAVIIGLEKMKVPGGILLTIIGISVVGLIFDPSVKFSGLFAMPSLSDENGNSLIGSLDIMGALNPVVIPSVLALVMTAVFDATGTIRAVAGQANLLDKDGQIIDGGKALTTDSLSSVFSGLVGAAPAAVYIESAAGTAAGGKTGLTAITVGVLFLLILFLSPLSYLVPAYATAPALMYVGLLMLSNVAKIDFADFVDAMSGLITAVFIVLTCNIVTGIMIGFASLVIGRLVSGEWRKLNIGTVIIAIALVAFYAGGWAI; translated from the coding sequence ATGTCTACGCCATCTGCGCGTACCGGCTCGCTTGATGCCTGGTTTAAGGTTTCTGCCCGTGGCAGTTCCGTCCGTCAGGAAATCGTTGCAGGCCTCACCACCTTTTTGGCCATGGTTTATTCCGTCATCGTGGTTCCGGGCATGCTGGGTAAAGCGGGCTTCCCGCCGGCTGCTGTGTTTGTCGCCACCTGCCTGGTTGCCGGTATCGGTTCATTATTAATGGGCCTGTGGGCAAACCTGCCGCTGGCAATTGGTTGCGCCATTTCATTAACCGCGTTCACCGCGTTCAGCCTGGTGTTGGGCCAACAAATCAGCGTACCGGTCGCACTGGGTGCGGTGTTCCTGATGGGCGTGCTGTTTACCATTATTTCCGCCACCGGCATTCGTAGCTGGATCCTGCGCAACCTCCCACAGGGCATTGCGCACGGCACCGGTATCGGTATCGGTCTGTTTCTGCTGCTGATCGCGGCGAACGGCGTGGGTCTGGTAATCAAAAACCCGCTGGACGGCTTGCCGGTAGCGTTGGGTCACTTTGCCAGCTTCCCGGTCATCATGTCCCTGATTGGCCTTGCGGTCATTATCGGCCTCGAAAAGATGAAAGTCCCCGGCGGCATTCTGCTGACCATTATTGGTATTTCCGTGGTCGGCCTGATTTTCGATCCGAGCGTGAAGTTCTCCGGTTTGTTTGCCATGCCATCGCTGAGCGATGAGAACGGCAATTCGCTGATTGGTAGCCTCGACATCATGGGCGCGCTGAATCCGGTGGTGATCCCAAGCGTACTGGCGCTGGTGATGACGGCGGTGTTCGACGCCACCGGCACCATCCGTGCGGTAGCCGGCCAGGCGAACCTGCTGGATAAAGACGGGCAGATTATTGATGGCGGCAAAGCGCTGACTACCGACTCCCTGAGCAGCGTCTTCTCCGGCCTGGTCGGCGCGGCGCCTGCAGCGGTATACATCGAATCCGCAGCGGGTACGGCGGCAGGCGGTAAAACTGGCCTGACGGCTATCACCGTCGGCGTGCTGTTCCTGCTTATCCTGTTCCTGTCTCCGCTTTCTTATCTGGTGCCAGCGTATGCTACCGCACCGGCGCTGATGTACGTGGGCCTGCTGATGCTGAGCAACGTGGCGAAAATTGATTTCGCGGATTTCGTCGATGCCATGTCCGGGCTGATTACCGCCGTGTTCATCGTGCTGACCTGTAACATCGTTACCGGCATCATGATTGGCTTCGCGTCACTGGTTATTGGTCGTCTTGTTTCCGGCGAATGGCGTAAGCTCAACATCGGGACGGTGATTATTGCTATCGCGCTGGTGGCGTTTTACGCAGGCGGCTGGGCGATTTAA
- the yfcG_2 gene encoding putative glutathione-S-transferase produces the protein MLTVHHLNNSRSQRILCALEELNLPYQIARYQRQPTMLAPPELKKIHPLGKSPVLEDNGLVLAESGAILEYLQETYDTAGQLKPADPQGKIDYRFWLHYAEGSLMPLLMMKLVFGSLGKPPVPFGFRTVGKLLGQGVQKSYLNKQIATHAQFIEQSLNGREWFAGDRFSMADIQMIFPVIALLARGGIDNLPNLARWKQRVEQRPSWQRAMTKGGPFSLPGA, from the coding sequence ATGCTTACCGTGCATCATCTGAATAACTCGCGCTCCCAGCGCATACTGTGCGCACTCGAAGAACTGAACCTGCCTTATCAAATCGCACGATATCAGCGTCAACCGACCATGCTGGCACCGCCTGAGCTGAAAAAAATTCACCCGTTAGGTAAGTCGCCGGTGCTGGAAGATAACGGGCTTGTCCTGGCGGAATCTGGCGCGATTCTGGAATATTTGCAGGAAACCTATGATACGGCCGGGCAACTGAAGCCTGCCGATCCGCAAGGAAAAATTGATTACCGCTTCTGGCTGCATTATGCGGAAGGTTCCCTGATGCCCTTACTGATGATGAAACTGGTGTTCGGCAGTCTTGGCAAACCGCCGGTACCGTTTGGTTTCCGCACGGTGGGTAAATTGCTGGGGCAGGGTGTGCAGAAAAGCTATCTGAATAAGCAGATTGCTACCCATGCGCAGTTTATTGAGCAATCGCTTAACGGACGCGAATGGTTTGCCGGGGATCGCTTTAGCATGGCGGATATTCAGATGATCTTTCCGGTTATTGCGTTACTGGCCCGCGGCGGAATAGATAATTTGCCGAACCTCGCACGCTGGAAGCAGCGCGTGGAACAGCGTCCGTCATGGCAGCGCGCGATGACGAAAGGCGGCCCCTTTTCACTCCCCGGCGCGTAA
- the soxR gene encoding redox-sensitive transcriptional activator: MEKKKPRIKPFLTPGEVAKRSGVAVSALHFYESKGLIKSTRNAGNQRRYKRDVLRYVAIIKIAQRIGIPLATIHEALNVLPEGHTLSAKEWRQLSSRWQEELDRRIQTLTSLRDDLDGCIGCGCLSRSDCPLRNPEDRLGDEGTGARLLEEGEH; encoded by the coding sequence ATGGAGAAGAAAAAACCGCGGATTAAACCTTTTCTGACGCCAGGGGAAGTCGCAAAGCGCAGCGGCGTTGCAGTGTCCGCGCTGCACTTTTATGAAAGCAAAGGTTTGATTAAAAGTACGCGTAATGCCGGGAATCAGCGGCGATATAAGCGTGATGTGTTGCGCTACGTGGCGATTATCAAAATTGCGCAACGCATCGGCATTCCGTTGGCCACCATTCATGAGGCGTTAAACGTATTGCCGGAAGGGCATACCCTGAGCGCAAAAGAGTGGCGGCAGCTTTCCTCGCGCTGGCAGGAAGAGCTTGATCGCCGTATTCAGACGTTAACGTCGTTGCGTGATGATTTGGATGGCTGTATCGGTTGCGGCTGCCTATCGCGAAGCGACTGCCCGTTGCGTAACCCGGAAGACCGGCTGGGTGACGAAGGCACCGGCGCACGTCTGCTGGAAGAGGGTGAGCATTAA
- the soxS gene encoding regulatory protein of superoxide response regulon, whose protein sequence is MSHPEIISTLIEWIDEHIDQPLNIDVVAKKSGYSKWYLQRMFRTVMRQSLGEYIRQRRLSMAAEALRNTRRPIFDIAMDHGYVSQQTFSRVFRREYDITPTDYRLQTRVAGLASRNSVLTSGSYNQLIRS, encoded by the coding sequence ATGTCACATCCGGAAATCATCAGCACACTGATTGAATGGATCGATGAACATATTGACCAACCGCTGAATATCGACGTGGTGGCGAAGAAATCGGGCTATTCGAAATGGTACTTACAGCGCATGTTTCGTACTGTCATGCGTCAGTCGCTCGGCGAGTATATTCGTCAACGGCGGTTATCGATGGCGGCGGAAGCGTTGCGGAATACGCGGCGGCCTATTTTTGATATCGCCATGGATCATGGCTACGTTTCACAGCAGACGTTTTCACGCGTGTTCCGGCGGGAATACGATATCACCCCCACCGACTATCGCCTTCAGACCAGAGTCGCAGGGTTGGCCTCGCGCAACAGCGTTTTGACCTCCGGCTCATACAACCAGCTCATCAGGTCGTGA
- the yjcC_3 gene encoding putative signal transduction protein codes for MTERGVIDVTKTAPVVQAFRRSGFEIAIDDFGTGYSNLHNLYSLNVDLLKIDKTFIDTLITNSTSHLIVEHIIEMAQSLRLKIIAEGVETPDQINWLLKRNVQFCQGWYFAKAMSSHDLMSWLYEPEVKTLLREANPATLV; via the coding sequence GTGACCGAACGAGGCGTTATTGATGTCACGAAAACGGCGCCAGTGGTTCAGGCGTTCCGTCGGTCAGGGTTCGAAATCGCCATCGACGATTTTGGTACCGGTTATTCCAACCTCCACAACCTGTACTCGCTCAACGTTGACTTACTGAAGATCGATAAAACCTTTATCGACACCTTAATCACCAACAGCACCAGCCACTTAATCGTTGAGCATATCATTGAGATGGCGCAGAGCCTGCGCCTGAAGATCATTGCCGAGGGGGTAGAAACCCCTGATCAAATTAACTGGCTGCTAAAACGCAACGTGCAGTTCTGTCAGGGGTGGTACTTCGCTAAAGCGATGTCGTCTCACGACCTGATGAGCTGGTTGTATGAGCCGGAGGTCAAAACGCTGTTGCGCGAGGCCAACCCTGCGACTCTGGTCTGA